A genomic stretch from Magnetococcales bacterium includes:
- a CDS encoding NADH-quinone oxidoreductase subunit NuoF, whose protein sequence is MSNTQWTITVGEGSCGIAAGAPEVTELLKKRLPDAQFKSVGCVGMCHREVMVETVDDQGRSYLWGNLTKKNLPKVIQFLRGDGVLPKTLLIRSSEEPDCEGGHYLTRQTRIALRNVGQLNPTSMAQYLDRGGYDAIKKIITSGMTPEAVIEEVKIAKIRGRGGAGFPTATKWGFARNAPGDVKYLVCNGDEGDPGAFMDRSLLEGDPHNVLEGMLIAAYAIGASKGYAYIRAEYPLAVQYFGQAIQDAREAGYLGYHILGSDFSFDIKIKEGAGAFVCGEETALMASIQGERGMPRIRPPFPAISGLFGKPTIINNVETLANLPWIIQNGGAAYAAIGTEKSSGTKVFALAGAIARGGLVEVPMGVTIRHVLENIGGGSASTRPLKAVQLGGPSGGCIPERLFDTPIEYEAINATGAIMGSGGMVVMDSKSCMVDLARYFLEFTENESCGKCTFCRIGTLRMKEILTRICAGEGTMEDIDLLEDLGRSVQSASLCGLGQTAANPVLTTIKYFRDEYIAHVQEKRCPGGVCKGLITHTILNDKCSGCSICERYCPVNAITGTLKHPDTWVIDPKICINCGMCAEVCNPDAILAA, encoded by the coding sequence ATGAGCAACACCCAATGGACCATTACCGTTGGAGAAGGGTCGTGCGGTATCGCCGCCGGAGCCCCTGAGGTGACGGAACTGTTGAAGAAACGCCTCCCCGATGCCCAGTTCAAAAGCGTTGGCTGCGTGGGGATGTGCCACCGGGAAGTGATGGTGGAGACCGTCGATGACCAGGGCAGGAGCTATCTGTGGGGCAATCTGACCAAGAAAAATCTTCCCAAGGTGATCCAGTTTCTCCGGGGGGACGGGGTCTTGCCAAAGACGTTGCTGATCCGCTCCAGCGAGGAGCCGGATTGCGAAGGCGGACACTATCTGACCCGTCAGACCCGCATCGCCTTGCGCAATGTCGGACAATTGAATCCGACCTCCATGGCGCAATATCTGGACAGAGGCGGGTACGACGCCATCAAGAAGATCATCACCAGTGGCATGACCCCCGAGGCGGTCATCGAAGAGGTGAAAATCGCCAAAATCCGCGGACGTGGCGGGGCCGGATTCCCCACAGCCACCAAGTGGGGATTTGCCCGCAATGCCCCGGGTGATGTCAAATATCTGGTGTGCAATGGGGATGAAGGGGATCCGGGGGCGTTCATGGATCGCTCTTTGCTCGAAGGGGATCCCCACAACGTGCTGGAAGGGATGCTCATTGCGGCCTATGCCATCGGGGCGTCCAAAGGATATGCCTACATTCGCGCCGAATATCCTCTGGCGGTCCAATATTTTGGTCAGGCCATTCAGGATGCCCGTGAGGCCGGATATCTGGGTTATCATATCCTGGGTTCGGATTTCAGTTTCGATATTAAGATCAAGGAAGGGGCCGGAGCCTTCGTCTGCGGGGAAGAGACGGCCCTGATGGCCTCCATCCAAGGTGAACGGGGCATGCCGCGCATTCGGCCTCCGTTTCCCGCCATCAGCGGGTTGTTTGGCAAACCCACCATCATCAACAATGTGGAAACCTTGGCCAATCTCCCCTGGATCATCCAGAACGGTGGAGCCGCCTATGCGGCCATCGGGACAGAGAAGAGTTCCGGCACCAAGGTGTTCGCCCTGGCCGGAGCCATCGCCCGGGGCGGTCTGGTGGAAGTGCCCATGGGGGTGACCATCCGTCATGTCCTGGAAAATATCGGAGGCGGTTCCGCTTCCACCCGGCCCCTGAAGGCGGTTCAGTTGGGCGGGCCCAGCGGCGGTTGCATTCCCGAGCGTCTGTTCGATACCCCCATCGAGTACGAAGCCATCAACGCCACCGGAGCCATCATGGGATCCGGCGGCATGGTGGTCATGGACTCCAAATCCTGCATGGTGGATCTGGCCCGCTATTTCCTGGAGTTCACCGAAAACGAATCCTGTGGCAAATGCACCTTTTGCCGCATCGGCACCCTGCGCATGAAAGAGATCCTCACCCGGATCTGTGCGGGTGAAGGAACCATGGAAGACATCGATCTTCTGGAAGATCTGGGTCGGAGCGTTCAGAGTGCGTCGTTGTGCGGCCTGGGTCAGACCGCTGCCAATCCGGTGTTGACCACGATCAAGTACTTCCGCGACGAATACATCGCTCATGTGCAGGAAAAACGGTGTCCGGGCGGGGTGTGCAAGGGGTTGATCACACACACCATCCTGAATGACAAGTGTTCCGGCTGTTCCATTTGCGAGCGTTACTGTCCGGTCAATGCCATTACCGGGACTTTGAAACATCCCGATACCTGGGTCATCGATCCGAAAATCTGCATCAATTGCGGCATGTGCGCGGAGGTTTGCAACCCCGACGCCATTCTGGCGGCCTGA